In Kitasatospora sp. NBC_00240, the following are encoded in one genomic region:
- a CDS encoding P-II family nitrogen regulator yields the protein MKLITAIIKPFKLDEVKNALQAIGVHGLTVTEASGYGRQHGHTEVYRGAEYRIDLVPKARIEVVVEDEDADRVMETVVAAARTGKIGDGKVWMVPVDGIVRVRTGERGPDAV from the coding sequence ATGAAGCTGATCACCGCGATCATCAAGCCGTTCAAGCTGGACGAGGTCAAGAACGCGCTGCAGGCCATCGGGGTGCACGGACTGACCGTCACCGAGGCCAGCGGGTACGGGCGCCAGCACGGCCACACCGAGGTGTACCGGGGGGCGGAGTACCGCATCGACCTCGTCCCCAAGGCCCGGATCGAGGTCGTGGTCGAGGACGAGGACGCCGACCGGGTGATGGAGACCGTGGTGGCGGCCGCCCGGACCGGCAAGATCGGCGACGGCAAGGTCTGGATGGTGCCGGTGGACGGCATCGTGCGGGTCCGCACCGGCGAGCGCGGCCCCGACGCGGTCTGA
- a CDS encoding ammonium transporter, whose amino-acid sequence MLLAETNTGLDTGDTAWLLASTALVLLMTPGLALFYGGMVRTKSVLNMIMMSFVSIAVVTVVWLLAGYSLAFGADAGGWGLIGGLEHLGMAGITPASLTGHVPTVLFATFQLTFAIITAALISGAIADRAKFGSWVAFTAVWTLLVYVPVAHWVFSPGGWILSKLGALDFAGGTVVEVNCGASGLALALLLGPRLGFRKEAMRPHNLPLVLLGAGLLWFGWFGFNGGSALGANGLAASAVLNTQAAGCTGLLGWLLVEKRRDGHATTLGAASGAVAGLVAITPSCGSVDLLGALVIGLAAGVVCSYAVSWKFRFGFDDSLDVVGVHFVAGVIGTVLIGLFATATMTGGPEGLLHGGGLAQTGKQLVAVVAVGAYAFAMTYGIGRAIDRVMGFRAPEEHELTGLDLAVHAETAYDHGVLGHGTTAHAVVLTHSSDKA is encoded by the coding sequence ATGCTCCTGGCTGAAACCAACACCGGACTCGACACCGGTGACACCGCCTGGCTGCTCGCCAGCACCGCCCTCGTCCTGCTGATGACGCCCGGCCTGGCGCTGTTCTACGGCGGCATGGTGCGTACCAAGAGCGTGCTCAACATGATCATGATGAGCTTCGTGTCGATCGCGGTGGTCACGGTGGTCTGGCTGCTGGCCGGCTACTCGCTGGCCTTCGGCGCCGACGCCGGCGGCTGGGGCCTGATCGGCGGCCTCGAACACCTCGGGATGGCCGGAATCACCCCCGCCTCGCTCACCGGCCACGTCCCGACCGTGCTGTTCGCGACCTTCCAGCTGACCTTCGCGATCATCACCGCCGCCCTGATCAGCGGTGCCATCGCCGACCGGGCCAAGTTCGGCTCCTGGGTGGCCTTCACCGCCGTCTGGACGCTGCTGGTCTACGTCCCGGTCGCGCACTGGGTCTTCTCGCCGGGTGGCTGGATCCTGTCGAAGCTCGGCGCCCTCGACTTCGCCGGCGGCACCGTCGTCGAGGTCAACTGCGGCGCCAGCGGCCTCGCCCTGGCCCTGCTGCTCGGACCGCGCCTGGGCTTCCGGAAGGAGGCCATGCGCCCGCACAACCTGCCGCTGGTCCTGCTCGGCGCGGGCCTGCTCTGGTTCGGCTGGTTCGGCTTCAACGGCGGCTCCGCGCTCGGCGCCAACGGCCTGGCGGCCTCCGCGGTGCTCAACACCCAGGCGGCCGGCTGCACCGGCCTGCTCGGCTGGCTGCTGGTGGAGAAGCGCCGGGACGGGCACGCCACCACCCTCGGCGCGGCCTCCGGCGCGGTGGCCGGCCTGGTCGCGATCACCCCGTCCTGCGGCAGCGTCGACCTGCTCGGCGCGCTGGTGATCGGGCTGGCGGCGGGCGTGGTCTGCTCGTACGCGGTCAGCTGGAAGTTCCGCTTCGGCTTCGACGACTCGCTCGACGTGGTCGGCGTGCACTTCGTGGCCGGCGTCATCGGCACCGTGCTGATCGGCCTGTTCGCCACCGCCACGATGACCGGCGGCCCGGAGGGCCTGCTGCACGGCGGCGGCCTGGCCCAGACCGGCAAGCAGCTGGTCGCGGTGGTCGCGGTCGGCGCGTACGCCTTCGCGATGACGTACGGGATCGGGCGGGCGATCGACCGGGTGATGGGCTTCCGTGCCCCGGAGGAGCACGAACTCACCGGCCTGGACCTCGCCGTGCACGCCGAGACCGCGTACGATCACGGCGTCCTGGGTCATGGAACGACGGCCCACGCCGTCGTGCTCACGCACTCGTCCGACAAGGCCTAG
- a CDS encoding phosphatase PAP2 family protein: MGEPTENHAAGARRPGAAQQSGSVAGQARTGRVPDGATRAAQSRSAAIRSRVREQRRSPARPRLWFELALIGVSYWLYSLVRNAVPEHATTAQLHSSWIWHFERALGAGVERAVNHGVNSVTWLIVGMNYYYATLHFIVTIGVLVWVYRRHPGRYAAARTVLFVTTGIALVGFYFFPLAPPRLMTDGGFIDTVKIHDTWGSMASGPAAHVSNQYAAMPSMHIGWSLWCGLAIFFLARRAWVRALGVLYPLATLVVIVSTANHFWMDAVGGVVCLSVGFLVARLVYHVWAYQLPRTPAREGDERPVTVPEQWTAPTAVAGRR; this comes from the coding sequence ATGGGGGAACCGACCGAGAACCACGCAGCAGGCGCCCGGCGCCCCGGCGCGGCGCAGCAGAGCGGTTCCGTCGCAGGCCAGGCCCGAACGGGCCGGGTGCCGGACGGAGCCACCCGCGCCGCCCAGAGCCGCTCGGCGGCCATCCGCAGCAGGGTCCGCGAGCAGCGCCGCTCGCCCGCGAGGCCCCGGCTCTGGTTCGAGCTCGCACTGATCGGTGTCAGCTACTGGCTGTACTCGCTGGTACGCAACGCCGTCCCCGAGCACGCGACCACCGCGCAGCTGCACTCCTCGTGGATCTGGCACTTCGAGCGGGCCCTCGGGGCCGGCGTCGAGCGTGCCGTGAACCACGGGGTCAACTCCGTCACGTGGTTGATCGTCGGGATGAACTACTACTACGCGACGCTGCACTTCATCGTCACCATAGGTGTGCTCGTCTGGGTCTACCGACGGCATCCGGGCCGCTACGCGGCGGCACGCACGGTGCTGTTCGTGACCACGGGCATCGCCCTGGTCGGCTTCTACTTCTTCCCCCTGGCGCCACCCCGGCTGATGACGGACGGCGGGTTCATCGACACCGTCAAGATCCACGACACCTGGGGCTCAATGGCCTCCGGCCCCGCCGCGCACGTGTCCAACCAGTACGCCGCGATGCCCTCGATGCACATCGGCTGGTCGCTCTGGTGCGGACTGGCGATCTTCTTCCTGGCACGCCGGGCCTGGGTACGGGCCCTCGGCGTGCTCTACCCGCTGGCCACCCTGGTGGTCATCGTCTCGACCGCCAACCACTTCTGGATGGACGCCGTCGGCGGCGTCGTCTGCCTGTCGGTCGGCTTCCTGGTGGCGCGCCTGGTCTACCACGTGTGGGCCTACCAGCTGCCCCGGACACCCGCCCGCGAGGGCGACGAGCGTCCGGTCACGGTGCCCGAGCAGTGGACGGCGCCCACCGCCGTCGCCGGCCGCCGCTGA
- a CDS encoding SigE family RNA polymerase sigma factor — translation MDEVIGFEEFAAARAGRLFQVAYLMCGDWHQAQDLVQTTLAKMYAVWDRLHHDEDHPSPDAYARKVLLRCYLSHRRLRRSGEIAVADVPDSPAGLDDLTGPGTELRLTLVSALRQLPPRNRAVVVLRYLEDHSIEAVAEMLGTSQSAVKGLSTRSLSRLREILAEDRELLLQP, via the coding sequence ATGGACGAGGTGATCGGCTTCGAGGAGTTCGCTGCCGCCAGGGCCGGCCGGCTCTTCCAGGTCGCGTACCTGATGTGCGGCGACTGGCACCAGGCGCAGGACCTCGTGCAGACCACCCTGGCCAAGATGTACGCCGTCTGGGACCGGCTCCACCACGACGAGGACCACCCCTCGCCGGACGCCTACGCCCGCAAGGTGCTGCTCCGCTGCTACCTCTCGCACCGACGGCTGCGGCGCTCCGGCGAGATCGCGGTCGCCGACGTCCCCGACTCCCCCGCCGGCCTGGACGACCTCACCGGGCCCGGTACCGAGCTGCGACTCACCCTGGTCTCCGCCCTGCGCCAACTACCGCCGCGAAACCGGGCCGTGGTCGTCCTGCGCTACCTGGAGGACCACAGCATCGAGGCCGTCGCCGAGATGCTGGGCACCAGCCAGAGCGCCGTCAAGGGCCTCAGCACCCGATCGCTCTCCCGGCTTCGCGAGATCCTCGCCGAGGACCGCGAGCTGCTGCTGCAGCCCTGA
- the pulA gene encoding pullulanase-type alpha-1,6-glucosidase — translation MADVQPRPQRSTTTYRRPGRAAVLLAASLIAATLGSAAPLAAAATPPAPPSDASLAASAARHDLTREQFYFVLPDRFANGNTGNDTGGITGTRLDNGLDPADKGFYHGGDLEGLIKQLDYIQNLGTTAIWMAPIFKNKPVQGTGDNASAGYHGYWITDFTQVDPHFGTNEQLKELIAKAHAKGIKVFFDVITNHTADVIDYAQKQYTYRSEGAYPTLDKDGAPVDETAAADAGTAFPKLTKNSFPYSPTFNSAADENAKTPAWLNDPSLYHNRGDSTFVGESATEGDFSGLDDLDTQNPQVVKGFEKVYQTWVKDTGVDGFRIDTVKHVNMAFWQQWAPSLKEFAAKQGNKKFFMFGEVYSGDPAITSPYVTKGKLQATLDFPFQNAARTYVSQGGSAKALSDVYGQDYRYTTADTDAYELPTFLGNHDMGRFGSFLRSDNPNADAATLLQRDRLASELQFLTRGQPVVYYGDEQGFTGAGGDKDARQDMFASKTPSYNSDPVIGGAAGAADRYGKDGALFTGIADLAALRKAHPALADGAQIERYAADGAGVYAFSRIDAGQQVEYVVAVNNSTEPKTVTLDTFSAGQTFDRLYPAAGGQTVSGADKKISVVVPALSSVVWKAAGKLAPVAAAPQITLRAPADGSTGTVTVGADLDGGGFNRVSFAAQVGNGPWQVLGTSDNGSNKVTQDLGAVAPGTVVRYKAVVQDSSGHLRSATGGFTTGTPAPTPAPSATARPYAIVHYQRGDKNYDGWNLYAWGDIAEGESTTWPAGHAFTGRDAYGAFAYVKLNSGASDVGFVVENNGTKDVDGDRHIDVGATGEVWIKEGDPTVRTTNPGPADTQPADTAVIHYHRADGNYDGWGLHDWTGAATPTDWGNPLMPVRKDAYGAVFEVPLAAGATSLSYIIHNGGDKDLPSDQSLDFSVSGHEVWLIGGQEGHLLPQSATTGAQLDLGSAKAQWIDATTVVVPANFGAADGALAGGTSAQLVYDPEGGLKVDKGVLNKDGRWLRLEQAKGGLTAAQKAKFPHLAGYRAFTVDARDAGRVTAALRSQLVFTEHLPSGATLAATGVQVPGVLDDLYAAKAAKADFGPQYYNGKVALSLWAPTATEVSVQIFDGPTGGTPKTVPLKLDDETGVWELVRDAGELNGKYYLYQVKVWAPSVQQNVTNLVTDPYSVALSTDSKRSLVADLDAKDLKPKGWDNHALPKAIPAGQQQIQELHVRDFSTADTTVPAAERGTYLAFTESQSAGMQHLRDLAKAGVTTIHLLPTFDIATIRENRADQKLPACDLASLAADSEQQQECVAAVQADDAYNWGYDPLHYNVPEGSYATDPNGTARTVQFRQMVQAMHEAGLRVVLDVVYNHTAAAGQAEHSVLDKIVPGYYQRLDAAGKVTTDSCCADTAPEHAMMNRLVVDSVTTWAREYKVDGFRFDLMGLDPKSTMLDVQAALRRMTPASDGVDGKNIFLYGEGWNFGVVADNARFVQASQLNMGGTGIATFDDRVRDAARGGNYQLSSAPQQGFASGLFTDPNGSADNGTPEQQKARLLHQMDQIKVALTGNLAGYSFTDSAGKTVTGAGVDYNGSPTGYAAKPGESVEYVDAHDNADLFDALAFKLPATTSPADRARMQALALSLTTLNQGVGFAQAGSDLLRSKSLDANSFDSGDWFNSIRWDPAQGNGWGRGVPMAADNKSMWPVSKSLLANPNLKVGSADIASATAIYQQLLKIKQSSPLFALPTAAEVQQRLSYPLSGTAGETPGVITLHLDGTGLKGAEKGITVVFNATPDVQKQSVAALKGTQQALHAVQVGGSDQVVKASGFDAGTGTFTVPARTVAVFVQR, via the coding sequence GTGGCCGACGTCCAGCCCCGCCCGCAACGGAGCACGACCACCTACCGCAGACCCGGCCGCGCGGCCGTCCTGCTCGCCGCCTCGCTGATCGCGGCCACCCTCGGCAGTGCCGCGCCGCTCGCGGCCGCCGCCACCCCGCCGGCCCCGCCGTCGGACGCCTCGCTCGCCGCATCGGCCGCACGGCACGACCTCACCCGCGAGCAGTTCTACTTCGTCCTGCCGGACCGGTTCGCGAACGGGAACACCGGCAACGACACCGGCGGCATCACCGGCACCCGGCTGGACAACGGCCTCGACCCCGCCGACAAGGGCTTCTACCACGGCGGCGACCTCGAAGGCCTGATCAAGCAGCTCGACTACATCCAGAACCTCGGCACCACCGCGATCTGGATGGCGCCGATCTTCAAGAACAAGCCCGTCCAGGGCACCGGCGACAACGCCTCGGCCGGCTACCACGGCTACTGGATCACCGACTTCACCCAGGTCGACCCGCACTTCGGCACCAACGAGCAGCTCAAGGAGCTGATCGCGAAGGCGCACGCCAAGGGCATCAAGGTCTTCTTCGACGTCATCACCAACCACACCGCCGACGTCATCGACTACGCGCAGAAGCAGTACACCTACCGCTCCGAGGGCGCCTACCCGACGCTCGACAAGGACGGCGCGCCGGTCGACGAGACCGCCGCCGCCGACGCCGGCACGGCCTTCCCCAAGCTCACCAAGAACTCGTTCCCGTACTCGCCGACCTTCAACAGCGCGGCCGACGAGAACGCCAAGACGCCGGCCTGGCTGAACGACCCCTCGCTCTACCACAACCGCGGTGACTCCACCTTCGTCGGCGAATCCGCCACCGAGGGCGACTTCTCCGGCCTGGACGACCTCGACACCCAGAACCCGCAGGTGGTCAAGGGATTCGAGAAGGTCTACCAGACCTGGGTCAAGGACACCGGCGTCGACGGATTCCGGATCGACACCGTCAAGCACGTCAACATGGCCTTCTGGCAGCAGTGGGCGCCCTCGCTGAAGGAATTCGCCGCCAAGCAGGGCAACAAGAAGTTCTTCATGTTCGGCGAGGTCTACTCCGGCGACCCGGCGATCACCTCCCCGTACGTCACCAAGGGCAAGCTGCAGGCCACCCTGGACTTCCCGTTCCAGAACGCCGCGCGCACCTACGTCTCGCAGGGCGGCTCCGCAAAGGCGCTTTCCGACGTCTACGGCCAGGACTACCGCTACACCACCGCGGACACCGACGCCTACGAACTGCCGACCTTCCTCGGCAACCACGACATGGGCCGGTTCGGCAGTTTCCTGCGCAGCGACAACCCGAACGCCGACGCCGCCACGCTGCTGCAGCGCGACCGGCTCGCGAGCGAACTCCAGTTCCTCACCCGCGGCCAGCCGGTCGTCTACTACGGCGACGAGCAGGGCTTCACCGGCGCGGGCGGCGACAAGGACGCCCGGCAGGACATGTTCGCCTCGAAGACCCCGTCCTACAACAGCGACCCGGTGATCGGCGGCGCCGCCGGCGCCGCCGACCGCTACGGCAAGGACGGCGCCCTCTTCACCGGCATCGCCGACCTCGCCGCGCTCCGCAAGGCGCACCCGGCGCTCGCCGACGGCGCCCAGATCGAGCGGTACGCGGCGGACGGCGCCGGCGTCTACGCCTTCTCCCGGATCGACGCCGGCCAGCAGGTCGAGTACGTGGTCGCGGTCAACAACTCCACCGAGCCGAAGACCGTCACGCTGGACACCTTCTCGGCCGGCCAGACCTTCGACCGGCTCTACCCGGCGGCCGGCGGCCAGACCGTCAGCGGCGCCGACAAGAAGATCTCCGTCGTCGTCCCGGCGCTCTCCTCGGTGGTCTGGAAGGCCGCCGGCAAGCTCGCCCCGGTCGCCGCCGCGCCGCAGATCACCCTGCGGGCCCCGGCCGACGGCTCCACCGGCACCGTCACGGTCGGCGCCGACCTCGACGGCGGCGGCTTCAACCGGGTCTCCTTCGCCGCCCAGGTCGGCAACGGCCCCTGGCAGGTGCTCGGCACCTCCGACAACGGCAGCAACAAGGTCACCCAGGACCTCGGCGCCGTCGCGCCCGGCACCGTGGTGCGCTACAAGGCCGTCGTCCAGGACTCCAGCGGCCACCTCCGCTCGGCCACCGGCGGCTTCACCACCGGCACCCCGGCGCCCACCCCCGCCCCGAGCGCCACCGCCCGGCCGTACGCGATCGTCCACTACCAGCGCGGCGACAAGAACTACGACGGCTGGAACCTCTACGCCTGGGGCGACATAGCCGAGGGCGAGAGCACCACCTGGCCCGCCGGGCACGCCTTCACCGGCCGCGACGCGTACGGCGCCTTCGCCTACGTGAAGCTGAACAGCGGCGCCTCGGACGTCGGGTTCGTGGTGGAGAACAACGGCACCAAGGACGTCGACGGCGACCGGCACATCGACGTCGGCGCCACCGGCGAGGTCTGGATCAAGGAGGGCGACCCGACCGTCCGGACCACCAACCCGGGGCCGGCCGACACCCAGCCCGCCGACACCGCGGTGATCCACTACCACCGGGCGGACGGCAACTACGACGGTTGGGGCCTGCACGACTGGACCGGCGCGGCCACCCCCACCGACTGGGGCAACCCGCTGATGCCCGTCCGCAAGGACGCGTACGGCGCGGTCTTCGAGGTGCCGCTCGCCGCCGGGGCCACCAGCCTGAGCTACATCATCCACAACGGCGGCGACAAGGACCTGCCCTCCGACCAGTCGCTGGACTTCTCGGTCAGCGGCCACGAGGTCTGGCTGATCGGCGGCCAGGAGGGGCACCTGCTGCCGCAGAGCGCCACCACCGGCGCCCAGCTCGACCTCGGTTCCGCCAAGGCGCAGTGGATCGACGCCACCACCGTCGTCGTCCCGGCCAACTTCGGCGCCGCCGACGGCGCCCTGGCCGGCGGCACCAGCGCCCAGCTGGTCTACGACCCCGAGGGCGGCCTCAAGGTCGACAAGGGTGTGCTGAACAAGGACGGCCGCTGGCTGCGGCTGGAGCAGGCCAAGGGCGGCCTGACCGCCGCCCAGAAGGCCAAGTTCCCGCACCTGGCCGGCTACCGCGCCTTCACCGTCGACGCCCGCGACGCCGGCCGGGTCACCGCCGCGCTGCGCAGCCAGCTGGTCTTCACCGAGCACCTGCCGTCCGGCGCCACCCTGGCCGCCACCGGCGTGCAGGTCCCCGGCGTGCTGGACGACCTGTACGCGGCCAAGGCCGCCAAGGCCGACTTCGGCCCGCAGTACTACAACGGCAAGGTCGCGCTGTCGCTCTGGGCGCCGACCGCCACCGAGGTCTCCGTCCAGATCTTCGACGGGCCCACCGGCGGCACCCCGAAGACCGTCCCGCTGAAGCTGGACGACGAGACCGGCGTCTGGGAGCTGGTCCGCGACGCGGGCGAGCTGAACGGCAAGTACTACCTGTACCAGGTGAAGGTCTGGGCGCCGAGCGTCCAGCAGAACGTCACCAACCTGGTCACCGACCCGTACTCGGTGGCGCTGTCCACCGACTCCAAGCGCAGCCTGGTCGCCGACCTGGACGCCAAGGACCTCAAGCCCAAGGGCTGGGACAACCACGCCCTGCCGAAGGCGATCCCGGCCGGCCAGCAGCAGATCCAGGAGCTGCACGTCCGGGACTTCTCGACGGCGGACACCACCGTGCCGGCCGCCGAGCGCGGCACCTACCTGGCGTTCACCGAGTCGCAGTCGGCCGGCATGCAGCACCTGCGCGACCTCGCCAAGGCGGGCGTGACCACCATCCACCTGCTGCCGACCTTCGACATCGCGACCATCCGGGAGAACCGCGCCGACCAGAAGCTGCCCGCCTGCGACCTCGCCTCGCTGGCCGCCGACAGCGAGCAGCAGCAGGAGTGCGTGGCGGCCGTGCAGGCCGACGACGCGTACAACTGGGGCTACGACCCGCTGCACTACAACGTGCCCGAGGGCTCGTACGCGACGGACCCGAACGGGACGGCCCGGACGGTGCAGTTCCGGCAGATGGTGCAGGCGATGCACGAGGCCGGCCTGCGGGTGGTCCTGGACGTGGTCTACAACCACACCGCCGCCGCCGGCCAGGCCGAGCACTCTGTGCTCGACAAGATCGTGCCCGGCTACTACCAGCGGCTCGACGCCGCCGGCAAGGTCACCACGGACAGCTGCTGCGCGGACACCGCGCCGGAGCACGCCATGATGAACCGCCTGGTCGTGGACTCGGTCACCACCTGGGCCCGCGAGTACAAGGTGGACGGGTTCCGCTTCGACCTGATGGGCCTGGACCCGAAGTCCACCATGCTGGACGTGCAGGCCGCGCTGCGGAGGATGACGCCGGCCTCGGACGGCGTCGACGGGAAGAACATCTTCCTCTACGGCGAGGGCTGGAACTTCGGCGTGGTCGCCGACAACGCCCGCTTCGTGCAGGCCAGCCAGCTGAACATGGGCGGGACGGGCATCGCCACCTTCGACGACCGGGTCCGGGACGCGGCGCGCGGCGGCAACTACCAGCTCTCCTCCGCCCCCCAGCAGGGTTTCGCCTCGGGCCTGTTCACCGACCCCAACGGCTCGGCCGACAACGGCACGCCCGAGCAGCAGAAGGCCCGGCTGCTCCACCAGATGGACCAGATCAAGGTGGCGCTGACCGGCAACCTGGCCGGCTACTCCTTCACCGACAGCGCCGGGAAGACCGTCACGGGAGCCGGGGTCGATTACAACGGCTCCCCGACCGGGTACGCGGCGAAGCCCGGCGAGTCGGTCGAGTACGTGGACGCGCACGACAACGCCGACCTGTTCGACGCCCTCGCGTTCAAGCTGCCGGCCACCACCTCGCCGGCCGACCGGGCCCGGATGCAGGCGCTGGCACTGTCGCTGACCACCCTCAACCAGGGGGTGGGCTTCGCCCAGGCGGGCAGCGACCTGCTGCGCTCCAAGTCGCTGGACGCCAACTCCTTCGACTCCGGCGACTGGTTCAACTCGATCCGGTGGGACCCGGCGCAGGGCAACGGCTGGGGCCGCGGGGTGCCGATGGCCGCCGACAACAAGTCGATGTGGCCGGTCTCCAAGTCGCTGCTGGCCAACCCGAACCTCAAGGTGGGCAGCGCCGACATCGCCTCGGCCACCGCGATCTACCAGCAGCTGCTGAAGATCAAGCAGTCCTCCCCGCTGTTCGCGCTGCCGACCGCGGCCGAGGTGCAGCAGCGCCTGTCGTACCCGCTCTCCGGCACGGCCGGTGAGACGCCGGGCGTGATCACCCTGCACCTGGACGGCACCGGCCTGAAGGGCGCGGAGAAGGGCATCACGGTGGTCTTCAACGCCACGCCCGATGTCCAGAAGCAGAGCGTGGCGGCGCTGAAGGGCACTCAGCAGGCCCTGCACGCCGTCCAGGTGGGCGGGTCGGACCAGGTGGTCAAGGCCTCCGGATTCGACGCCGGTACGGGCACGTTCACCGTCCCCGCACGCACTGTCGCGGTGTTCGTGCAGCGCTGA
- a CDS encoding M4 family metallopeptidase: MPRYTHARKAAVVMAASTALLVTGMPVIAQAASPTPSAAAAQTVAGRDALIASANQQTASLAQQLGLGSQEKLVTKDVVQDTDGTRHLRYERTYGGLPVLGGDLIVHQNAAGATQGVTKASEAVLTGVSTTPALAAPKAQAAALAAEAGSALDTAPRLVVWAADGAPKLAWETIVSGKESDGTPSRLHVITDAATGAVLGKAESIKTGTGTGVFVGNVPLTTTLSGSTYQLKDASRGGMYTTNMNHGTSGNGTLYTKSTDTWGNGQASNSESAAVDAQYGVGATWDYYKNTFGRNGIRNDGVGAFSRVHYDNNYTNAFWDDGCFCMTYGDGSGNTHPLTEIDVAGHEMSHGVTAATANLNYSGESGGLNEATSDIFGTMVEFYANLPTDVPDYLIGEVIDLNGNGTPLRYMDKPSKDGSSADSWYSGVGNLDVHYSSGVANHFFYLLAEGSGAKVINGVSYNSPTVNNIAVTGIGRDKAAAIWYKALTAYMTSTTNYAAARTATLNAATALYGASSAEYNAVATAWAGVNVGGLPSGTVTVTNPGNQSTAVNGTANLQIAASGGTAPLTFTATGLPTGLSISSTGKITGTATTAGTYNVTVTAKDAANKTGTTSFTWTVSTGGGSCTPAQLLGNAGFETGTAAPWTTTSGVVDNSSGQAAHGGSWKAWLNGYGSTHTDSATQTVTIPAGCKATLSFYLHIDTAETGSTVYDKLAVTVNGTALTTYSNVNAAAGYQLRTFDLSAYAGQSVTLKFNGTEDSSLQTSFVIDDTSIATS; encoded by the coding sequence ATGCCCCGCTACACCCATGCCCGGAAGGCCGCGGTTGTCATGGCCGCATCCACCGCGCTGCTCGTGACCGGCATGCCGGTCATCGCGCAGGCGGCCAGCCCCACGCCTTCCGCAGCCGCCGCCCAGACGGTGGCCGGCCGGGACGCGCTGATCGCCTCCGCCAACCAGCAGACCGCCTCGCTCGCCCAGCAGCTGGGTCTGGGCAGCCAGGAGAAGCTGGTCACCAAGGACGTCGTCCAGGACACCGACGGCACCCGGCACCTGCGCTACGAGCGGACCTACGGCGGACTCCCCGTACTCGGTGGCGACCTGATCGTGCACCAGAACGCGGCCGGCGCCACCCAGGGCGTCACCAAGGCCAGCGAGGCCGTGCTCACCGGCGTCAGCACCACGCCGGCGCTGGCCGCCCCGAAGGCCCAGGCCGCCGCGCTCGCCGCCGAGGCCGGCTCCGCCCTCGACACCGCCCCGCGGCTGGTCGTCTGGGCCGCCGACGGCGCCCCGAAGCTCGCCTGGGAGACGATCGTCTCCGGCAAGGAGAGCGACGGCACCCCGAGCCGCCTGCACGTCATCACCGACGCCGCGACCGGCGCCGTGCTCGGCAAGGCCGAGAGCATCAAGACCGGCACCGGCACCGGCGTCTTCGTCGGCAACGTGCCGCTGACCACCACGCTGAGCGGCTCCACGTACCAGCTCAAGGACGCCTCGCGCGGTGGGATGTACACCACCAACATGAACCACGGCACGTCCGGCAACGGCACGCTCTACACCAAGTCGACCGACACCTGGGGCAACGGCCAGGCCAGCAACTCGGAGTCGGCCGCCGTCGACGCCCAGTACGGCGTCGGCGCGACCTGGGACTACTACAAGAACACCTTCGGCCGCAACGGCATCCGCAACGACGGTGTCGGCGCCTTCAGCCGCGTGCACTACGACAACAACTACACCAACGCGTTCTGGGACGACGGCTGCTTCTGCATGACCTACGGCGACGGGTCGGGCAACACCCACCCGCTCACCGAGATCGACGTGGCCGGCCACGAGATGAGCCACGGCGTCACCGCGGCCACCGCCAACCTGAACTACTCGGGCGAGTCCGGCGGCCTCAACGAGGCCACCTCCGACATCTTCGGCACGATGGTGGAGTTCTACGCCAACCTGCCCACCGACGTCCCGGACTACCTGATCGGCGAGGTCATCGACCTCAACGGCAACGGCACCCCGCTGCGCTACATGGACAAGCCCTCCAAGGACGGCAGCTCGGCCGACTCCTGGTACTCGGGCGTCGGCAACCTGGACGTGCACTACTCGTCCGGTGTCGCCAACCACTTCTTCTACCTGCTGGCCGAGGGCAGCGGCGCGAAGGTCATCAACGGCGTCAGCTACAACAGCCCGACGGTGAACAACATCGCGGTCACCGGCATCGGCCGGGACAAGGCCGCCGCGATCTGGTACAAGGCGCTCACCGCGTACATGACCTCCACCACCAACTACGCGGCCGCCCGCACCGCCACCCTCAACGCGGCCACCGCGCTGTACGGCGCGAGCAGCGCCGAGTACAACGCGGTCGCCACCGCCTGGGCCGGCGTCAACGTCGGCGGCCTGCCGTCCGGCACCGTGACCGTCACCAACCCGGGCAACCAGAGCACCGCGGTGAACGGCACCGCCAACCTGCAGATCGCGGCCTCCGGCGGCACCGCGCCGCTGACCTTCACCGCGACCGGCCTGCCGACCGGCCTGTCGATCAGCTCGACCGGCAAGATCACCGGTACCGCCACCACGGCCGGCACCTACAACGTCACGGTGACCGCCAAGGACGCCGCCAACAAGACCGGCACCACCTCCTTCACCTGGACGGTGAGCACCGGCGGCGGCAGCTGCACCCCGGCCCAGCTGCTCGGCAACGCCGGCTTCGAGACCGGCACCGCCGCCCCCTGGACCACCACCAGCGGCGTCGTCGACAACAGCTCCGGCCAGGCCGCCCACGGCGGCTCCTGGAAGGCGTGGCTGAACGGCTACGGCTCCACCCACACCGACAGCGCCACCCAGACGGTCACCATCCCGGCCGGCTGCAAGGCGACGCTGAGCTTCTACCTGCACATCGACACCGCCGAGACCGGCAGCACCGTGTACGACAAGCTCGCGGTGACCGTCAACGGCACGGCCCTCACCACCTACTCCAACGTGAACGCCGCGGCCGGCTACCAGCTGCGCACCTTCGACCTCTCCGCCTACGCGGGCCAGAGCGTCACCCTGAAGTTCAACGGCACCGAGGACTCCTCGCTGCAGACCAGCTTCGTGATCGACGACACCTCCATCGCCACCAGCTGA